A genomic window from Gossypium hirsutum isolate 1008001.06 chromosome D10, Gossypium_hirsutum_v2.1, whole genome shotgun sequence includes:
- the LOC107950199 gene encoding ATP-dependent RNA helicase DBP3, whose protein sequence is MAKGDDAVRRKKNKAQRKKLNRKSDSSTVSARVASIIAAKKRRKAGKRRICQGMCFSLPTPDDPFNERLDKKDISRREPQKPKPSKLDRKVSAKRKDSVATKGSVLGHNVALKDEQKKSVTLINNMGKSRHIDSGKMEIQQDGKKVGLHGNQEQACKSSDFPSKYLILCLKAIEDTLYPDGTYNGEEGKRLFVNPWGIEFWKCYSAGKDILETSGSSSDFEQIAWIASTAADVISRREKEGHLFTGPFLLFIVPSKEKALKVRSLCKPLKAQGIHTVSLHPGASIDHQINGLQSCEPEFLVSTPERLLELVSLKATDISGVSMLVIDGMESASGGCYLDTVKSVRQSISGKPHTLVFFNSFNNAYVPAVQSLLTGLVYRLSLNDSVASQSAGIIQSIHVCSSKEERTMKGIQALDNAYSNQIIAQHLKVLYVVGKDNNIQKLVSAVKFKGYSISISSYLNSMESGNSLDCGGRMRPTVSIIDTENISCTDLGEYGVVIIPDFVLSIDDYLQILTRMARHTVNGVLHSFLTKDDSQHAGPLIEILEQCGQEVAEELRNL, encoded by the exons atggccAAGGGAGATGATGCagtgagaagaaagaaaaacaaagcacAAAGAAAGAAGCTAAATAGGAAAAGTGATTCTTCAACTGTATCAGCTCGAGTTGCTTCCATTATCGCCGCCAAAAAGCGCCGAAAAGCCGGTAAACGTCGCATTTGTCAG GGGATGTGTTTTAGCCTTCCGACTCCTGATGATCCCTTCAATGAGAGACTCGATAAGAAGGATATCAGTAGAAGGGAACCCCAAAAACCCAAACCTTCGAAACTGGATCGTAAAGTTTCAGCCAAGAGGAAGGACAGTGTGGCAACAAAAGGATCTGTTCTTGGGCATAATGTGGCTTTGAAGGATGAACAGAAAAAATCAGttacattaattaataatatgGGGAAGTCTAGACATATAGACTCAGGCAAAATGGAGATTCAGCAAGATGGAAAGAAGGTTGGTCTCCATGGTAATCAGGAACAAGCCTGTAAAAGTTCTGATTTTCCATCAAAGTATCTTATACTCTGCCTGAAAGCAATAGAGGATACATTGTATCCTGATGGTACCTACAATGGCGAAGAGGGAAAGCGGCTATTTGTGAACCCATGGGGTATTGAGTTCTGGAAATGTTATTCTGCTGGAAAGGATATACTTGAGACAAGTGGGTCATCTTCTGATTTTGAGCAAATTGCATGGATTGCTTCAACTGCTGCTGATGTTATTTCTAGGAGAGAGAAAGAAGGTCACTTGTTTACTGGCCCTTTCCTTCTATTCATTGTACCATCCAAAGAAAAAGCTCTCAAG GTACGCTCGCTCTGCAAGCCTCTGAAAGCTCAGGGGATACATACAGTGAGTTTACACCCGGGTGCTTCCATAGACCATCAGATTAATGG TCTGCAGAGTTGTGAACCTGAGTTTCTCGTGTCAACACCTGAGAGACTTTTGGAGCTAGTTTCCTTAAAGGCCACAGATATATCTGGGGTCTCCATGCTG GTTATTGATGGTATGGAGTCTGCTTCTGGAGGTTGTTATCTTGATACTGTAAAGTCTGTCAGGCAGTCTATTTCAGGAAAACCCCATACTCTGGTGTTCTTTAATTCCTTCAATAATGCTTATGTCCCTGCTGTGCAAAGTCTACTGACTGGATTAGTCTATAGATTATCGCTCAATGATTCTGTTGCCAGTCAAAGTGCTGGCATCATCCAGTCTATACATGTCTGCTCCTCAAAGGAAGAAAGGACAATGAAG GGCATTCAAGCTTTGGATAATGCTTATTCCAATCAAATAATAGCACAACATTTGAAGGTTCTCTATGTAGTTGGAAAAGACAATAATATTCAGAAATTAGTATCAGCTGTCAAATTCAAGGGATATTCCATCTCAATCAGCTCCTACTTGAATAGCATGGAATCTGGAAACAG CCTAGACTGTGGTGGCAGAATGAGACCCACAGTCTCCATTATCGATACTGAAAACATCAGTTGTACAGATTTGGGAGAGTATGGTGTTGTAATAATTCCAGACTTTGTTCTATCAATTGATGATTATCTTCAAATTCTCACGAGGATGGCACGGCACACAGTCAATGGTGTATTGCATAGTTTTTTAACTAAAGATGATTCGCAGCATGCTGGCCCGTTGATCGAAATCCTTGAACAATGTGGGCAGGAAGTAGCTGAAGAGCTAAGAAACTTGTGA